One Massilia sp. 9096 genomic window carries:
- a CDS encoding (2Fe-2S)-binding protein, protein MVTLNINGRDVQVDADPSTPVLWALRDNLNMTGTKFGCGAALCGACTVHLNGQPIRSCVTPISAVAGQKITTIEAMESDKVGKAVQDAWVKHDVPQCGYCQSGQVMSAVALVRVNKAPTDADIDNAMSGNICRCGTYQRMRAAIKDAAKTLA, encoded by the coding sequence ATGGTTACACTCAACATCAACGGGCGCGACGTCCAGGTCGACGCCGATCCCTCCACGCCCGTGCTCTGGGCGCTGCGCGACAACCTGAACATGACCGGCACCAAGTTCGGCTGCGGCGCGGCCCTGTGCGGCGCCTGCACCGTGCACCTGAACGGTCAACCCATCCGCTCCTGCGTGACGCCGATCTCCGCCGTCGCCGGCCAGAAGATCACCACCATCGAGGCGATGGAAAGCGACAAGGTCGGCAAGGCGGTGCAGGACGCCTGGGTCAAGCACGACGTGCCGCAGTGCGGCTACTGCCAGAGCGGCCAGGTGATGAGCGCTGTCGCGCTGGTGCGGGTGAACAAGGCGCCGACCGACGCCGACATCGACAACGCCATGAGCGGCAATATCTGCCGCTGCGGCACCTACCAACGCATGCGCGCCGCCATCAAGGACGCCGCCAAGACGCTGGCGTAA
- a CDS encoding DsbC family protein, translating to MFKTKLAVLLATGLITSCVGAQNSVEANIKKAIEPRLGGAKIESIKETPYGGLYELRVAGDIMYTDKTGQYLVIGHVYDAKTTRDLTRDRIDDINKIKFSDLPVNEAIKQVKGDGKRVIAVFEDPNCGYCKKLRKETLSHLDNVTVYTFMYNILAPDSFDKSRNIWCSPDRAKAWDEWMINGKPAASAKADCQAPNDQVLALGQKLRINGTPAIFFADGSRIPGAVDLPTLEKKLETVKQ from the coding sequence ATGTTCAAAACCAAGCTCGCCGTGCTGTTGGCGACCGGCCTGATCACGTCCTGCGTCGGCGCGCAGAACTCGGTCGAAGCCAATATCAAGAAGGCGATCGAGCCACGCCTGGGCGGCGCCAAGATCGAATCGATCAAGGAAACACCGTACGGCGGCCTGTATGAGCTGCGCGTTGCCGGCGACATCATGTACACCGACAAGACCGGCCAATACCTGGTCATCGGCCACGTCTACGATGCCAAGACCACGCGCGACCTGACCCGCGACCGCATCGACGACATCAACAAGATCAAGTTCTCCGACCTGCCGGTCAATGAGGCGATCAAGCAGGTCAAGGGCGACGGCAAGCGCGTCATCGCCGTGTTCGAGGATCCGAACTGCGGCTACTGCAAGAAGCTGCGCAAGGAAACGCTGAGCCACCTGGACAACGTCACCGTGTACACCTTCATGTACAACATCCTGGCGCCGGACTCGTTCGACAAGTCGCGCAACATCTGGTGCTCGCCGGACCGGGCCAAGGCCTGGGACGAGTGGATGATCAACGGTAAGCCGGCAGCGAGCGCCAAGGCCGACTGCCAGGCGCCGAACGACCAGGTGCTGGCGCTGGGCCAGAAGCTGCGCATCAACGGCACGCCGGCGATCTTCTTCGCCGACGGCAGCCGCATTCCGGGCGCGGTCGACTTGCCGACGCTGGAGAAGAAGCTGGAAACGGTCAAGCAATAA
- a CDS encoding PAAR domain-containing protein, whose protein sequence is MKRYTITLGASTTVGGTVLSASSSGSVNGVTIALEGDSVSCPACKSSGKILCVEPRIPETWNGKKVALENDLCMCGCSSPPRLVPSQSIRYQNLSDNSMASTVAHKQSAAISAFTGEPLFDDRFSLLDDDTGEPLRHTEYAIRRANGKVEFGVTDEKGHTHLLAAAARAESIEIYL, encoded by the coding sequence ATGAAGCGGTACACAATTACGCTTGGAGCATCGACCACGGTCGGCGGAACGGTTCTCTCAGCAAGTAGCAGCGGCAGCGTCAATGGTGTGACGATAGCGCTTGAGGGCGACTCAGTCTCTTGTCCAGCTTGTAAGTCGTCAGGGAAGATCTTGTGCGTCGAGCCGCGGATTCCCGAGACATGGAACGGGAAAAAAGTGGCACTAGAAAATGATCTATGTATGTGCGGATGCTCCAGCCCACCTCGGCTCGTGCCTTCCCAATCGATCAGATACCAAAATCTGAGCGACAACAGTATGGCGAGCACAGTTGCTCATAAGCAATCAGCCGCTATAAGTGCATTCACGGGTGAACCGCTGTTCGACGACAGATTTTCTTTACTCGACGACGACACAGGCGAACCGCTTCGCCATACTGAATACGCGATAAGACGCGCCAACGGAAAGGTCGAGTTTGGAGTTACAGACGAAAAGGGCCATACGCATCTACTAGCGGCAGCAGCACGCGCTGAATCCATTGAAATCTATTTGTGA
- a CDS encoding branched-chain amino acid ABC transporter substrate-binding protein: protein MPVRAAVLPLMLALAAAPAFAAQAAAQTEIKIGSASPLSGPGAHQGKDIENGARMAIDDLNAKGITIGGKKVHWTLQAEDDGSDPKMGTAVAQKLVDAGVAGVVGHLNSGTTVPASKIYNSAGIPEISPAATTPLYTHQGFKTAFRVVANDDLIGHALANYSIGTLKAKKIAVIDDRTAFGQGLADEFMKEVKRAGGAQIVGREFTNDKATDFNAILTKIRARDPDVVFYGGMDAVAGPMLKQMQALGMRAKMVSGDGICSEKLPQLAGAALGNDKVICVVAGGVSGAEEAGYASFVQRYRQRYKMELQTYAPYAYDSVMVLAQAMQQAQSSDPAKFLPALAKVHYQGITGAIAFDAKGDLQNAALTLYTYRDGKKIKLQVVR from the coding sequence ATGCCCGTTCGTGCCGCCGTCCTGCCCCTTATGCTCGCCCTGGCCGCCGCGCCAGCCTTTGCCGCTCAAGCGGCCGCCCAAACCGAAATCAAGATCGGCAGCGCCTCGCCACTGTCCGGTCCCGGCGCCCACCAGGGCAAGGACATTGAAAACGGCGCACGCATGGCGATCGACGACCTGAATGCAAAGGGCATCACGATCGGCGGCAAGAAGGTGCACTGGACTTTGCAGGCGGAAGACGACGGCAGCGATCCGAAGATGGGCACGGCGGTCGCGCAAAAGCTGGTCGATGCCGGCGTGGCGGGCGTGGTCGGCCACCTCAATTCGGGCACCACGGTGCCGGCCTCGAAAATCTACAACAGCGCCGGCATTCCCGAGATTTCGCCGGCTGCCACAACGCCGCTGTACACGCACCAGGGTTTCAAGACGGCGTTCCGGGTCGTCGCCAACGACGACCTGATCGGGCACGCGCTGGCGAATTATTCGATCGGCACCCTGAAAGCCAAGAAGATCGCGGTGATCGACGACCGCACCGCGTTCGGCCAGGGGCTCGCCGACGAATTCATGAAAGAGGTCAAGCGTGCCGGCGGCGCGCAGATCGTCGGCCGCGAATTCACCAACGACAAGGCGACCGATTTCAACGCCATCCTCACCAAGATCCGCGCGCGCGATCCCGACGTCGTGTTTTATGGCGGCATGGACGCCGTGGCCGGCCCCATGCTCAAGCAGATGCAGGCGCTCGGCATGCGCGCGAAAATGGTCTCCGGCGACGGCATCTGCTCGGAAAAACTGCCGCAGCTGGCCGGCGCGGCGCTCGGCAACGACAAGGTGATCTGCGTGGTCGCCGGCGGCGTCAGCGGGGCGGAAGAGGCGGGCTACGCGTCCTTCGTGCAACGCTACCGCCAGCGCTACAAGATGGAACTGCAGACTTACGCGCCCTATGCCTACGACTCGGTGATGGTGTTAGCGCAAGCGATGCAGCAGGCGCAATCGTCCGATCCGGCCAAGTTCCTGCCGGCGCTGGCGAAGGTGCATTACCAGGGCATCACCGGCGCCATCGCTTTCGATGCCAAGGGTGACCTGCAGAACGCCGCCCTGACGCTGTACACCTACCGCGACGGCAAGAAGATCAAACTGCAGGTGGTGCGCTGA
- a CDS encoding glycoside hydrolase family protein, whose product MPAAINSPSGRVLHHRATRTTTPREDAEAKVVRIKLSKERRLAENRKYLQNPNIYAFLKAIAEAEGGGYDFKYGAVKGKKNDPWRFTDYSTHPGPGFGGKTTAAGMYQENIDTWREMGGNMGLTDFTPETQDLIAIEILRVIKAIDSIQSGDINAALSKASRRWSSLPQGKGKSGYYPNQPSVSFDAFESNYKRLGGISND is encoded by the coding sequence ATGCCAGCCGCAATTAATTCTCCATCTGGACGCGTCCTGCACCATCGCGCGACGAGAACAACAACGCCTCGCGAGGACGCAGAAGCAAAGGTGGTGCGGATCAAACTAAGCAAGGAGCGGCGATTAGCAGAAAATAGGAAATATCTTCAGAACCCGAATATATATGCATTTCTCAAGGCTATCGCCGAGGCCGAGGGCGGTGGTTATGACTTCAAATATGGAGCAGTCAAGGGAAAGAAAAACGATCCATGGCGTTTTACCGATTACTCCACCCACCCCGGCCCTGGATTTGGCGGCAAAACAACCGCCGCAGGAATGTATCAAGAAAATATCGATACTTGGCGTGAGATGGGCGGAAATATGGGACTGACTGATTTCACGCCTGAAACACAGGATTTGATCGCTATCGAGATCCTCCGCGTCATCAAGGCGATCGACAGTATTCAATCTGGCGACATCAACGCAGCATTGAGCAAGGCATCGCGTCGGTGGTCATCCCTTCCGCAAGGCAAAGGAAAGTCAGGGTATTATCCCAACCAGCCTTCGGTCTCGTTCGACGCATTTGAGTCGAACTACAAGCGTTTAGGGGGCATCTCAAATGATTAG
- a CDS encoding FAD-dependent monooxygenase, which produces MTTSTTSTASVRGELVRSDICIVGNGAIAKTAALGLSQAGHSVALLVPPARPGQDGAAVSSGERPWDTRVYALNHTAHALLSSLRVWGALDMGRVAPVDAMDVQGDGENGGRIGFDAFGAHTGTLAWIVEDSNLNAALDAALRFAQNVKVVTGRALRLEHADDARIELEEGGVIEAELLIGADGRDSWVRGRCDIGIDYRSYHQRAIVANFECEKPHHNVAYQWFTCKEGIVALLPLPGKRVSLVWSAPDTLADTIMNESLGELAIRLGEHADAKLGLLKPLQPEAVQALPLALVRPHAVTAPHVVLIGDAAHVVHPLAGHGMNLGFADIVDLLKVLGAREAHQGVGDARVLARYARTRKEDVLLMQLATDGLERLFGANLEPLRVVRNLGLNLLDKLPLVKRRLIAHAMGK; this is translated from the coding sequence ATGACGACATCGACCACCTCTACCGCATCGGTTCGCGGCGAACTCGTTCGCAGCGACATCTGTATCGTTGGCAATGGCGCGATCGCCAAGACGGCGGCGCTGGGCCTGTCCCAGGCCGGCCACAGCGTCGCCTTGCTGGTGCCGCCGGCGCGTCCCGGCCAGGACGGCGCCGCCGTCTCGAGCGGCGAGCGCCCGTGGGACACGCGCGTGTACGCGCTCAACCACACGGCGCATGCGCTGCTGTCGTCCTTGAGGGTGTGGGGCGCGCTCGACATGGGGCGCGTGGCGCCGGTCGATGCGATGGACGTGCAGGGCGATGGCGAGAACGGCGGCCGGATCGGCTTCGACGCCTTCGGCGCACACACCGGCACGCTGGCCTGGATCGTCGAAGACAGCAATTTGAACGCGGCGCTCGACGCCGCGCTGCGCTTCGCCCAGAACGTCAAGGTCGTCACCGGCCGCGCGCTGCGCCTGGAACACGCCGACGACGCCCGCATCGAGCTGGAAGAGGGCGGCGTGATCGAGGCAGAGCTGCTGATCGGCGCCGACGGGCGCGACTCCTGGGTGCGCGGCCGCTGCGACATCGGCATCGACTACCGCTCGTACCACCAGCGCGCCATCGTCGCCAACTTCGAGTGCGAAAAGCCGCACCACAACGTCGCCTACCAGTGGTTCACCTGCAAGGAAGGCATCGTCGCCTTGCTGCCGCTGCCGGGCAAGCGCGTGTCGCTGGTGTGGTCGGCGCCGGATACGCTGGCCGACACCATCATGAACGAGTCGCTGGGCGAGCTGGCGATCCGCCTGGGCGAGCACGCCGACGCCAAGCTCGGCCTGCTCAAGCCGCTGCAACCCGAAGCCGTCCAGGCCCTGCCGCTGGCGCTGGTGCGTCCGCATGCGGTCACCGCGCCGCACGTCGTGCTGATCGGCGACGCCGCCCACGTCGTGCATCCGCTGGCCGGCCACGGCATGAACCTGGGCTTCGCCGACATCGTCGACTTGTTGAAAGTGCTGGGTGCGCGCGAAGCGCACCAGGGCGTCGGCGACGCGCGCGTGCTGGCGCGTTACGCGCGCACGCGCAAGGAAGATGTGTTGCTGATGCAACTGGCGACCGACGGGCTCGAACGTTTGTTCGGCGCCAATCTCGAACCGCTGCGCGTGGTGCGCAATTTGGGATTAAACTTGCTGGATAAATTGCCGCTGGTCAAGCGCCGGCTGATTGCCCACGCCATGGGCAAGTAA
- a CDS encoding xanthine dehydrogenase family protein molybdopterin-binding subunit, translated as MKPQWMHNSALQGAGTAAVKAGVSSRRGFLKAGAAATGGLVLGFMLPSGGRMAHAAEAKPQGYAPNAFLRVAPDNTVTVIVNRLEFGQGVHTALPMVIADELDADWAQIRAELAPAGDAYKDPAFGMQITGGSGTIAHSFTQYREIGARARAMLVSAAAQQWNVRPDACRTAKGMVYGPAGQKASYGALADAAMKLPAPEQVALKDPKQFKFIGKPTRRLDARAKSSGHQQFGIDFKPPGAKLMVAVVAHAPVFGAKVAKVDASKAKAVRGVIDVLEIPLDRGGRGVAVIADGYWPARQARDLLAIEWHTEGLGKTSSETQLIEFTELSKKPGAIAKTAETPSRGSAARTISAVYEFPYLAHAPMEPINCTVDLKDDSCTLWVGTQFQTGDRAAAAATAGLAPEQVTLHTLMAGGGFGRRGVPSSDFVVEAVNIAKACKAAGHAGPVKMIWSREDDIKGGYYRPSHVHRADIALDARGNIVAWDHVVVGQSIAQGTSFEGFMIQKGVDSTMVEGLGEPYDVPMNLSAHMAQANVPVLWWRSVGSTHTAFVMETLIDEAAHAAGMDPVAYRKKLIDPARHPRQIAALDLAVAKSGYGKKTLPKGHAWGVAVHESFNTVVAYVVEASIQDGTPKLHKATAGVHCNLAVNPLTVEAQIQGAALMGLGLTLPGARITLKDGVVEQQNFSDYQVARMLDMPQIEVHIVPSTEAPTGLGEPGLPPLAPAFANALFKLNGKRQRKLPFETAAA; from the coding sequence ATGAAACCACAATGGATGCACAATAGCGCGCTGCAGGGTGCGGGCACGGCCGCGGTCAAGGCCGGCGTCAGTTCGCGCCGCGGCTTTTTGAAGGCCGGGGCAGCGGCCACCGGCGGCCTGGTGCTGGGCTTCATGCTGCCCAGCGGCGGGCGCATGGCGCACGCTGCGGAAGCGAAGCCGCAAGGCTATGCGCCGAACGCCTTCCTGCGGGTGGCGCCGGACAACACCGTCACCGTGATCGTCAACCGCCTCGAATTCGGCCAGGGCGTGCACACCGCGCTGCCGATGGTGATCGCCGACGAGCTCGACGCCGACTGGGCGCAGATACGCGCCGAGCTGGCCCCGGCCGGCGATGCGTACAAGGATCCGGCCTTCGGCATGCAGATCACCGGCGGCTCGGGCACCATCGCCCACTCGTTTACGCAATACCGCGAAATCGGCGCGCGCGCCCGCGCGATGCTGGTGTCGGCCGCCGCCCAGCAGTGGAACGTGCGTCCGGACGCGTGCCGCACCGCCAAGGGCATGGTCTACGGCCCGGCCGGCCAGAAGGCCAGCTATGGTGCGCTCGCCGACGCGGCGATGAAGCTGCCGGCGCCGGAGCAGGTCGCGCTGAAGGACCCGAAGCAGTTCAAGTTCATCGGCAAGCCGACCCGGCGCCTCGATGCGCGCGCCAAGTCGAGCGGCCACCAGCAGTTCGGCATCGACTTCAAGCCGCCTGGTGCCAAATTGATGGTCGCCGTGGTGGCGCACGCGCCGGTGTTCGGCGCCAAGGTGGCGAAGGTCGACGCATCGAAGGCGAAGGCGGTGCGCGGCGTGATCGACGTGCTGGAGATCCCGCTCGACCGCGGCGGCCGCGGCGTGGCCGTGATCGCCGACGGCTACTGGCCGGCCAGGCAGGCGCGCGACCTGCTGGCGATCGAATGGCATACCGAAGGCCTGGGCAAGACCAGCAGCGAGACCCAGCTGATCGAGTTCACCGAGCTGTCCAAGAAGCCCGGCGCCATTGCGAAAACCGCCGAGACGCCGTCGCGCGGCAGCGCCGCCAGGACCATTTCGGCGGTGTACGAATTCCCCTACCTGGCGCACGCGCCGATGGAACCGATCAACTGCACCGTCGACCTGAAGGATGACAGCTGCACGCTGTGGGTCGGCACGCAGTTCCAGACCGGCGACCGCGCCGCCGCCGCGGCCACCGCCGGCCTCGCGCCCGAGCAGGTCACCTTGCATACCCTGATGGCGGGCGGCGGCTTCGGCCGGCGCGGGGTGCCGAGCTCGGACTTCGTGGTCGAGGCGGTCAACATCGCCAAGGCTTGCAAGGCGGCCGGTCATGCGGGTCCGGTCAAGATGATCTGGAGCCGCGAGGACGACATCAAGGGCGGCTACTACCGTCCGTCGCACGTGCACCGCGCCGACATCGCCCTCGATGCTCGAGGCAACATCGTCGCCTGGGACCACGTGGTGGTCGGCCAGTCGATCGCGCAGGGCACGTCGTTCGAGGGCTTCATGATCCAGAAGGGCGTCGACAGCACCATGGTCGAAGGCCTGGGCGAGCCCTACGACGTGCCGATGAACCTGTCGGCCCACATGGCCCAGGCCAACGTGCCGGTGCTGTGGTGGCGCTCGGTCGGCTCGACCCACACCGCGTTCGTGATGGAGACGCTGATCGACGAAGCCGCTCATGCCGCCGGCATGGACCCGGTCGCCTACCGCAAGAAGCTGATCGACCCGGCCAGGCACCCGCGCCAGATCGCCGCGCTCGACCTGGCGGTGGCCAAGTCCGGCTACGGCAAGAAGACGCTGCCGAAGGGCCATGCCTGGGGCGTGGCCGTGCACGAATCGTTCAACACCGTGGTCGCCTACGTGGTCGAAGCCTCGATCCAGGACGGTACGCCGAAGCTGCACAAGGCGACCGCCGGCGTGCACTGCAATCTGGCGGTCAACCCGCTTACCGTCGAAGCGCAGATCCAGGGCGCGGCGCTGATGGGCCTGGGGCTCACGCTGCCGGGCGCGCGCATCACGCTCAAGGACGGCGTGGTCGAGCAGCAGAACTTCAGCGACTACCAGGTCGCGCGCATGCTCGACATGCCGCAGATCGAGGTGCACATCGTCCCGTCGACCGAAGCCCCGACCGGCCTGGGCGAACCGGGCCTGCCGCCGCTGGCGCCGGCTTTTGCCAACGCGCTGTTCAAGCTGAACGGCAAGCGCCAGCGCAAGCTGCCGTTCGAGACGGCGGCGGCGTGA
- a CDS encoding NTP transferase domain-containing protein gives MRGATVGILMAAGRGRRFDPQGLRNKLLQPLPGGDDAVVVASARKLLAVLPRVVAVVPPDDGGVGTLLASLGCTVTVCPDADSGMAASLTHAIRHSLDVFAPVDAWLVALGDMPRVAPSTLQSLVDALQQGVPIVAPALAGKRGNPVGFGRAHLDALLALRGEEGARRLLKTFPVTEVAVDDAGIFLDVDTPADL, from the coding sequence ATGCGGGGCGCCACGGTCGGCATCCTGATGGCGGCGGGCCGTGGACGCCGCTTCGATCCGCAGGGGCTGCGCAACAAGTTGCTGCAACCGCTGCCCGGCGGTGACGACGCGGTCGTGGTGGCCAGCGCGCGCAAACTCCTGGCGGTGCTGCCGCGCGTGGTGGCGGTGGTGCCGCCCGACGATGGCGGCGTCGGCACGCTGCTGGCGTCGCTGGGCTGTACGGTCACGGTCTGCCCGGACGCCGACAGCGGCATGGCGGCTTCGCTGACCCATGCGATCCGCCATTCACTGGACGTATTCGCCCCGGTCGACGCCTGGCTGGTGGCGCTCGGCGACATGCCGCGCGTGGCGCCGTCCACCTTGCAGTCTCTGGTCGACGCATTGCAGCAAGGCGTGCCCATCGTCGCCCCGGCGCTGGCGGGCAAGCGCGGCAACCCGGTCGGCTTCGGCCGCGCGCACCTGGACGCCTTGCTGGCGCTGCGCGGCGAGGAGGGCGCGCGGCGCCTGCTCAAGACCTTCCCGGTCACCGAAGTCGCTGTCGACGACGCCGGCATCTTCCTCGACGTCGACACGCCGGCCGATCTCTGA